The stretch of DNA GATTAATGAATTTATGTCGGTAAAGAGGAGGCACTCAGGTGTGTAAATATTTATGGACACAAGATTATTACTATTCCATAGGTGTTTTCATGGAGCGCCATTGCCGGTCGCTCCAAGCGGAgtcttctctccctccttgAACTTGGCGTAGATGTCTCCCGCGTAGAACACCCGCGTCCTCCacgccagcgccgccgacaccgccgccgcggccaccgtcaccgccgtcaTGACCAAGAACGACTCCTTGTAACACCTCACGCCAATGCAAGTCAACgccttccccgccgccgtggccacgGCGTGCCCACCACcctgccgcgccgcctcccgaTCGTACAtgcggccggcgacgcggaCGTTGAGGATGTACGACCCAACGGGGCTCGCCGTGCCGCAGAAATTGTAGAGCGTCGAGTAGTACTTGAGGCCGAACAGCTCCGACACGCTCGCCAGGATCAGCGGCTGCGCGGCGCCGAAGCAGAACCCGACCAGCACCGACGCCGCGTACAGCGACCCCGGCACGCCGAACGCGATCAGGAGGTGCCCCGGCACGGTGAGCAGGAGCACGACGGCCAGGATGAGCGGCCGCGGGATGCGGTGCCGCGCGAGGAGCGCCTCCGACGCGAAGCCGGAGGCCACGCGGCCGAGGTAGTTCCAGATGCTGATGAGCGACACGAAGGTGGCGATGCTGCGCTGCGGGTATCCCAGCGACTCGCCGATCTGGCCCATGTTGTCGATCGCCGTCAGCGTCCCGCCCACGCCGAACACCGTCGCCGtgaacagcagcagcatgtcCACGCTCACCAGCGCCTGCAAGATCGTGtagtcctcgccgcgcggcggcggcctcagTGCTCGTAGaatcctcgccgtcgtcgtcgcaggTTTCTGGGAAGCAGGCGAAGACTCTGGCGCCAGCTTTGCGGGCGCGGTCACCACGGACAGCGCCGGACCATCGGGTTCGGCCTCAGGCGTCTTCTTGATCTTGAACAGAGCAGCCTCCTCGCGCAGTACAATTGCGATGGGGACGAGCAGCATGGCGAACACGATGCCGGCGCTGAGGCCGTACTCGGCGTGGGTGAAGTGGAGCCTCTTCTGGAGGATGATGGCGACCATGAGGTAGGCGGCGAGCGCAAGCGACACGTACAAGAAACCACAAAACGCGCGGTACTCGCGGAGCTGCGCCGTTGGCGAGCGTGGTGTGCGTATGATTCTTATCGTGACGAGGAATACCacggagacggcggctggcAGCCAGCCGACGAGAAGGATGAGCGGCCtggtgtcgccgccgccgccgccgccaccgtagAAGGCGAGGTAGAGCTGCGTGAAGATGGCGCCGCTGAGGCCGACGAATCCCTTGAGCAAGCCGAGCACGACGCCGCGGCTCTCCGGGAAGTTCTTGACGCAGGTGACGAGCGCGCCGGTGTTGGCGAAGGCCTGCGAGTtggcgccgacggcgatgTAGAGGCAGACGAGCCAGAGCGGGGTCTTGGCCGTGACGCGGCCGGTGACGGAGAGATAGAGCATGAGGTATCCCCCAAGGTTCATGGAGGCGCCGATGGCGAGGACGAGCCATGTCGGGGTGACCTCGGCGACGAGGCCGGCGTGGATGCCGACGTTGGCGCCGACGTCCTTGAAGAAGCCGACGGTGTTGAGCTGCTCCTGAGTGTAGCCGAGCGTGGACTTGATGTCCTTGGAGTAGATGGCGAAGATATAGGTGGCACCCGCGGCCGACATGATGAGGAAGGAGCCGTACGCCATGAACCAGCGGCCGCGTACGACCTGCGCCGCGAACACGAAGGCTACCCTCGCCATGGCTGCGCCCTCTCGCTTGCTTGGACCTTGGAGACTGGGCTcccaatatttgtttttacagAAGGGCCAAATGCGTAGGAAATATAATACTCCTATCCTATGCACCACTGTTCATGTGATTGCCGAATTATATAggagtatcatttttttttgggaaattCATTTAGTCACTCGTAAAAATGTTATTTCTCGTTTAAATTCGTCGTACAAAACTTTGAGAAAATGATAGAATCGATGAACTTGTTGTATAAACTTAATTATAAAACCAAATTTAAgttctacaagttgtaacaCGAGTAATACATATGACATGTACTAGTCGTAATGCagtttgttgttttttcatcACTTTCTtgcataagcaaaatttaaactttcatTTTTATGAAATGATGTACGATGACTTAATGTATTAAACAATGTGAAAATTAGAATCCAATGATATTTTAGCAAAATAGGGAGAAACTGCATGCGCCACTTTAAAAcgtgtttttttatagtgtTACAGCGTCACTCCACAGCACTCTTGGAGCAATGAGGAGTGT from Oryza brachyantha chromosome 12, ObraRS2, whole genome shotgun sequence encodes:
- the LOC102705308 gene encoding uncharacterized protein LOC102705308, which translates into the protein MAYGSFLIMSAAGATYIFAIYSKDIKSTLGYTQEQLNTVGFFKDVGANVGIHAGLVAEVTPTWLVLAIGASMNLGGYLMLYLSVTGRVTAKTPLWLVCLYIAVGANSQAFANTGALVTCVKNFPESRGVVLGLLKGFVGLSGAIFTQLYLAFYGGGGGGGDTRPLILLVGWLPAAVSVVFLVTIRIIRTPRSPTAQLREYRAFCGFLYVSLALAAYLMVAIILQKRLHFTHAEYGLSAGIVFAMLLVPIAIVLREEAALFKIKKTPEAEPDGPALSVVTAPAKLAPESSPASQKPATTTARILRALRPPPRGEDYTILQALVSVDMLLLFTATVFGVGGTLTAIDNMGQIGESLGYPQRSIATFVSLISIWNYLGRVASGFASEALLARHRIPRPLILAVVLLLTVPGHLLIAFGVPGSLYAASVLVGFCFGAAQPLILASVSELFGLKYYSTLYNFCGTASPVGSYILNVRVAGRMYDREAARQGGGHAVATAAGKALTCIGVRCYKESFLVMTAVTVAAAAVSAALAWRTRVFYAGDIYAKFKEGEKTPLGATGNGAP